Proteins from one Impatiens glandulifera chromosome 2, dImpGla2.1, whole genome shotgun sequence genomic window:
- the LOC124925479 gene encoding ubiquitin-like domain-containing protein CIP73 isoform X3: protein MEAKDSAESSSASDAGNESSDSVVELNVKTLDSRIYKFHVDKNMPVSLFKEKIANETGLPVIQQRLIFRGKVLKDDQLLSEYHVDNGHTLHLVERQSSESHSSSSTSETTTNNNGGQDAGGTGSRSRVGHISHSVVLGTLNLGDQGEGGVPDLSRVIGAVLNSIGIGGQAIPGGVPTVQINAPGQPQPGNVTEGSQIGSGIHTQAAGQTQQGQGLPNQSLPQVLRIPIGAAIPIPTLNTPIPDSLRTLTDFMSRMELVLSQNGYGPNHPPTNAGDSPPVELTSNAHGLSTHESLSSVIRQAERLLSSNATAALSHIAGRLERDGGSTDPTVRGQIQTESIQVGMAIQHLGSLLLELGRTILTLRMGQSPAQSFVNSGPAVYISSFGPNPIMVQPFPLQATTMFGASPPNSSNQGGLGPIGIGTVPRNVNIHIHTAVAPGSAVAPGSAVAEGLQNRTAGSGQTQQSPESVQPSTVVAGLNSQLRNFPDNIQTGNPVLSGQSEITSVQSGGVSNAQRGTQSINPSAESQARSATSGGLPEGKDQKEDKGGPSNSKATPSSSLGRASENTMSVPLGLGLGGLKPKSRVKPERFQDRRSSSESGGSDDSNVEEQMRGHAHEVLQTLKSFTDRSSETPTARQLSLQRGGGEQSSNGQFDIANAMSQVLNSPAFNGLLSGVSQQTGAESPDMLRNMMMQMTQNPAVRNSIGQMAQQLQGQQDLGGMFGGGSSGRVGGPPGGGMDFSRMFEQMMPLVSQVLGGGGTSAPASSSQSHNTQRRLGEDDVLHQNLQVDFQDVVERIEKKDTPREIFCSMVEAAAQLDDTCSDQLIEELCNDEGLAKEFIELLRHDISRRLEGENKKS from the exons aTGGAGGCTAAGGATTCAGCTGAGAGTTCTAGTGCAAGTGATGCTGGTAATGAAAGTTCAGATTCAGTTGTGGAGCTTAATGTGAAGACTCTAGATTCACGAATATACAAATTTCATGttgataaaaat ATGCCCGTTTCACTCTTCAAGGAAAAGATAGCTAATGAGACTGGTCTTCCAGTCATTCAGCAACGGTTGATTTTCAGGGGGAAAGTGCTGAAGGATGATCAGCTCCTTTCGGAGTATC ATGTGGACAATGGACACACACTACATCTAGTTGAAAGACAATCTTCTGAATCCCATTCTTCCAGTTCAACCTCTGAAACAACTACCAACAACAATGGAG GACAAGATGCTGGTGGTACTGGTTCTCGCAGTCGTGTTGGGCACATATCACACAGTGTGGTACTTGGGACACTCAACCTTGGTGATCAAGGAGAGGGTGGAGTGCCAGATTTAAGTAGA GTTATTGGAGCTGTTTTAAATTCTATTGGAATTGGGGGCCAAGCTATCCCTGGTGGGGTGCCTACTGTACAA ATTAATGCTCCCGGTCAGCCCCAGCCAGGAAATGTTACAGAAGGAAGTCAAATTGGCAGTGGCATTCACACTCAAGCAGCAGGTCAAACACAACAAGGTCAAGGATTACCCAATCAGTCATTACCCCAGGTTCTGCGAATACCTATTGGGGCAGCAATACCTATTCCTACGCTTAATACG CCTATTCCAGATTCTTTGCGCACACTCACCGACTTCATGAGCCGGATGGAACTTGTATTGTCACAAAATG GTTATGGGCCAAATCACCCCCCTACCAATGCTGGAGATTCACCACCTGTTGAACTAACTTCTAATGCACATGGATTATCAACACATGAATCACTGAGCAGTGTCATACGACAAGCGGAAAGGCTCCTTAGTAGTAATGCAACTGCAGCACTCTCT CACATTGCAGGGCGTTTGGAAAGAGATGGGGGTTCTACGGATCCAACAGTCAGGGGCCAAATTCAAACCGAATCAATACAAGTGGGGATGGCAATACAACATTTAGGTTCTCTTTTGCTAGAATTAGGAAGGACAATTTTGACTTTGCGAATGGGGCAGTCTCCT GCTCAATCATTTGTCAACTCTGGACCAGCAGTATATATATCATCATTTGGGCCAAACCCAATCATGGTTCAG CCTTTTCCACTTCAAGCCACCACAATGTTTGGAGCTTCTCCTCCCAACTCATCAAATCAGGGTGGCTTGGGCCCCATTGGCATTGGCACTGTTCCAAGAAACGTAAACATTCACATACATACTG CTGTTGCTCCTGGATCAGCTGTTGCTCCTGGATCAGCTGTCGCAGAAGGGTTACAAAATCGCACTGCTGGTTCTGGTCAAACTCAG CAATCTCCTGAATCTGTTCAGCCATCAACCGTTGTAGCAGGGCTAAATTCGCAGCTTAGAAATTTTCCTGATAACATACAAACAGGGAACCCAGTTCTATCAG GCCAATCAGAGATTACCTCTGTCCAAAGCGGAGGTGTCTCTAATGCTCAAAGGGGCACTCAGTCAATCAACCCTTCTGCTGAATCTCAGGCTAGAAGTGCGACATCAGGTGGTTTGCCTGAGGGGAAGGATCAGAAG GAAGATAAAGGAGGCCCTTCAAACTCAAAAGCTACACCTTCAAGTAGTTTAGGTAGAGCATCTGAGAATACTATGTCCGTTCCTCTTGGGCTAGGGCTGGGAGGTTTGAAGCCAAAG AGTCGGGTTAAGCCAGAAAGGTTTCAAGATAGGAGGAGCAGCAGTGAGAGTGGGGGATCTGATGATTCGAATGTGGAAGAACAAATGAGAGGACATGCTCACGAGGTCCTTCAAACACTTAAATCATTTACTGATAGGAGCTCAGAAACTCCAACCGCCAGACAACTGTCATTGCAAAGGGGAGGAGGAGAACAAAGCTCGAACGGCCAGTTTGACATTGCAAATGCAATGTCTCAAGTTCTCAATAGTCCTGCGTTTAATGGTCTACTTTCAGGGGTTTCTCAACAAACAGGGGCTGAATCTCCTGATATGTTGAGAAACATGATGATGCAAATGACACAGAATCCAGCTGTGAGGAATTCTATTGGTCAAATGGCACAACAGCTTCAAGGCCAACAAGATCTTGGGGGCATGTTCGGCGGTGGTAGTTCAGGAAGAGTGGGCGGACCCCCTGGAGGTGGTATGGATTTCTCGAGAATGTTTGAACAGATGATGCCTTTGGTTTCACAAGTTCTCGGTGGTGGTGGGACCTCAGCTCCTGCTTCATCGTCCCAATCACACAACACTCAGAGAAGGCTAGGCGAAGATGATGTTCTTCATCAAAATCTTCAG GTTGATTTCCAGGATGTGGTGGAGAGGATAGAAAAGAAAGATACACCTAGAGAAATCTTCTGTTCCATGGTTGAAGCTGCTGCTCAATTGGATGATACTTGCAGTGATCAACTCATAGAAGAGCTCTGCAATGATGAAGGCCTTgcaaag gAATTTATTGAGTTGTTGCGCCACGACATTTCTCGCCGTCTGGAGGGTGAGAATA
- the LOC124925479 gene encoding ubiquitin-like domain-containing protein CIP73 isoform X1, protein MEAKDSAESSSASDAGNESSDSVVELNVKTLDSRIYKFHVDKNMPVSLFKEKIANETGLPVIQQRLIFRGKVLKDDQLLSEYHVDNGHTLHLVERQSSESHSSSSTSETTTNNNGGQDAGGTGSRSRVGHISHSVVLGTLNLGDQGEGGVPDLSRVIGAVLNSIGIGGQAIPGGVPTVQINAPGQPQPGNVTEGSQIGSGIHTQAAGQTQQGQGLPNQSLPQVLRIPIGAAIPIPTLNTPIPDSLRTLTDFMSRMELVLSQNGYGPNHPPTNAGDSPPVELTSNAHGLSTHESLSSVIRQAERLLSSNATAALSHIAGRLERDGGSTDPTVRGQIQTESIQVGMAIQHLGSLLLELGRTILTLRMGQSPAQSFVNSGPAVYISSFGPNPIMVQPFPLQATTMFGASPPNSSNQGGLGPIGIGTVPRNVNIHIHTAVAPGSAVAPGSAVAPGSAVAPGSAVAEGLQNRTAGSGQTQQSPESVQPSTVVAGLNSQLRNFPDNIQTGNPVLSGQSEITSVQSGGVSNAQRGTQSINPSAESQARSATSGGLPEGKDQKEDKGGPSNSKATPSSSLGRASENTMSVPLGLGLGGLKPKSRVKPERFQDRRSSSESGGSDDSNVEEQMRGHAHEVLQTLKSFTDRSSETPTARQLSLQRGGGEQSSNGQFDIANAMSQVLNSPAFNGLLSGVSQQTGAESPDMLRNMMMQMTQNPAVRNSIGQMAQQLQGQQDLGGMFGGGSSGRVGGPPGGGMDFSRMFEQMMPLVSQVLGGGGTSAPASSSQSHNTQRRLGEDDVLHQNLQVDFQDVVERIEKKDTPREIFCSMVEAAAQLDDTCSDQLIEELCNDEGLAKEFIELLRHDISRRLEGENKKS, encoded by the exons aTGGAGGCTAAGGATTCAGCTGAGAGTTCTAGTGCAAGTGATGCTGGTAATGAAAGTTCAGATTCAGTTGTGGAGCTTAATGTGAAGACTCTAGATTCACGAATATACAAATTTCATGttgataaaaat ATGCCCGTTTCACTCTTCAAGGAAAAGATAGCTAATGAGACTGGTCTTCCAGTCATTCAGCAACGGTTGATTTTCAGGGGGAAAGTGCTGAAGGATGATCAGCTCCTTTCGGAGTATC ATGTGGACAATGGACACACACTACATCTAGTTGAAAGACAATCTTCTGAATCCCATTCTTCCAGTTCAACCTCTGAAACAACTACCAACAACAATGGAG GACAAGATGCTGGTGGTACTGGTTCTCGCAGTCGTGTTGGGCACATATCACACAGTGTGGTACTTGGGACACTCAACCTTGGTGATCAAGGAGAGGGTGGAGTGCCAGATTTAAGTAGA GTTATTGGAGCTGTTTTAAATTCTATTGGAATTGGGGGCCAAGCTATCCCTGGTGGGGTGCCTACTGTACAA ATTAATGCTCCCGGTCAGCCCCAGCCAGGAAATGTTACAGAAGGAAGTCAAATTGGCAGTGGCATTCACACTCAAGCAGCAGGTCAAACACAACAAGGTCAAGGATTACCCAATCAGTCATTACCCCAGGTTCTGCGAATACCTATTGGGGCAGCAATACCTATTCCTACGCTTAATACG CCTATTCCAGATTCTTTGCGCACACTCACCGACTTCATGAGCCGGATGGAACTTGTATTGTCACAAAATG GTTATGGGCCAAATCACCCCCCTACCAATGCTGGAGATTCACCACCTGTTGAACTAACTTCTAATGCACATGGATTATCAACACATGAATCACTGAGCAGTGTCATACGACAAGCGGAAAGGCTCCTTAGTAGTAATGCAACTGCAGCACTCTCT CACATTGCAGGGCGTTTGGAAAGAGATGGGGGTTCTACGGATCCAACAGTCAGGGGCCAAATTCAAACCGAATCAATACAAGTGGGGATGGCAATACAACATTTAGGTTCTCTTTTGCTAGAATTAGGAAGGACAATTTTGACTTTGCGAATGGGGCAGTCTCCT GCTCAATCATTTGTCAACTCTGGACCAGCAGTATATATATCATCATTTGGGCCAAACCCAATCATGGTTCAG CCTTTTCCACTTCAAGCCACCACAATGTTTGGAGCTTCTCCTCCCAACTCATCAAATCAGGGTGGCTTGGGCCCCATTGGCATTGGCACTGTTCCAAGAAACGTAAACATTCACATACATACTG CTGTTGCGCCTGGATCAGCTGTTGCGCCTGGATCAGCTGTTGCTCCTGGATCAGCTGTTGCTCCTGGATCAGCTGTCGCAGAAGGGTTACAAAATCGCACTGCTGGTTCTGGTCAAACTCAG CAATCTCCTGAATCTGTTCAGCCATCAACCGTTGTAGCAGGGCTAAATTCGCAGCTTAGAAATTTTCCTGATAACATACAAACAGGGAACCCAGTTCTATCAG GCCAATCAGAGATTACCTCTGTCCAAAGCGGAGGTGTCTCTAATGCTCAAAGGGGCACTCAGTCAATCAACCCTTCTGCTGAATCTCAGGCTAGAAGTGCGACATCAGGTGGTTTGCCTGAGGGGAAGGATCAGAAG GAAGATAAAGGAGGCCCTTCAAACTCAAAAGCTACACCTTCAAGTAGTTTAGGTAGAGCATCTGAGAATACTATGTCCGTTCCTCTTGGGCTAGGGCTGGGAGGTTTGAAGCCAAAG AGTCGGGTTAAGCCAGAAAGGTTTCAAGATAGGAGGAGCAGCAGTGAGAGTGGGGGATCTGATGATTCGAATGTGGAAGAACAAATGAGAGGACATGCTCACGAGGTCCTTCAAACACTTAAATCATTTACTGATAGGAGCTCAGAAACTCCAACCGCCAGACAACTGTCATTGCAAAGGGGAGGAGGAGAACAAAGCTCGAACGGCCAGTTTGACATTGCAAATGCAATGTCTCAAGTTCTCAATAGTCCTGCGTTTAATGGTCTACTTTCAGGGGTTTCTCAACAAACAGGGGCTGAATCTCCTGATATGTTGAGAAACATGATGATGCAAATGACACAGAATCCAGCTGTGAGGAATTCTATTGGTCAAATGGCACAACAGCTTCAAGGCCAACAAGATCTTGGGGGCATGTTCGGCGGTGGTAGTTCAGGAAGAGTGGGCGGACCCCCTGGAGGTGGTATGGATTTCTCGAGAATGTTTGAACAGATGATGCCTTTGGTTTCACAAGTTCTCGGTGGTGGTGGGACCTCAGCTCCTGCTTCATCGTCCCAATCACACAACACTCAGAGAAGGCTAGGCGAAGATGATGTTCTTCATCAAAATCTTCAG GTTGATTTCCAGGATGTGGTGGAGAGGATAGAAAAGAAAGATACACCTAGAGAAATCTTCTGTTCCATGGTTGAAGCTGCTGCTCAATTGGATGATACTTGCAGTGATCAACTCATAGAAGAGCTCTGCAATGATGAAGGCCTTgcaaag gAATTTATTGAGTTGTTGCGCCACGACATTTCTCGCCGTCTGGAGGGTGAGAATA
- the LOC124925479 gene encoding ubiquitin-like domain-containing protein CIP73 isoform X2, whose translation MEAKDSAESSSASDAGNESSDSVVELNVKTLDSRIYKFHVDKNMPVSLFKEKIANETGLPVIQQRLIFRGKVLKDDQLLSEYHVDNGHTLHLVERQSSESHSSSSTSETTTNNNGGQDAGGTGSRSRVGHISHSVVLGTLNLGDQGEGGVPDLSRVIGAVLNSIGIGGQAIPGGVPTVQINAPGQPQPGNVTEGSQIGSGIHTQAAGQTQQGQGLPNQSLPQVLRIPIGAAIPIPTLNTPIPDSLRTLTDFMSRMELVLSQNGYGPNHPPTNAGDSPPVELTSNAHGLSTHESLSSVIRQAERLLSSNATAALSHIAGRLERDGGSTDPTVRGQIQTESIQVGMAIQHLGSLLLELGRTILTLRMGQSPAQSFVNSGPAVYISSFGPNPIMVQPFPLQATTMFGASPPNSSNQGGLGPIGIGTVPRNVNIHIHTAVAPGSAVAPGSAVAPGSAVAEGLQNRTAGSGQTQQSPESVQPSTVVAGLNSQLRNFPDNIQTGNPVLSGQSEITSVQSGGVSNAQRGTQSINPSAESQARSATSGGLPEGKDQKEDKGGPSNSKATPSSSLGRASENTMSVPLGLGLGGLKPKSRVKPERFQDRRSSSESGGSDDSNVEEQMRGHAHEVLQTLKSFTDRSSETPTARQLSLQRGGGEQSSNGQFDIANAMSQVLNSPAFNGLLSGVSQQTGAESPDMLRNMMMQMTQNPAVRNSIGQMAQQLQGQQDLGGMFGGGSSGRVGGPPGGGMDFSRMFEQMMPLVSQVLGGGGTSAPASSSQSHNTQRRLGEDDVLHQNLQVDFQDVVERIEKKDTPREIFCSMVEAAAQLDDTCSDQLIEELCNDEGLAKEFIELLRHDISRRLEGENKKS comes from the exons aTGGAGGCTAAGGATTCAGCTGAGAGTTCTAGTGCAAGTGATGCTGGTAATGAAAGTTCAGATTCAGTTGTGGAGCTTAATGTGAAGACTCTAGATTCACGAATATACAAATTTCATGttgataaaaat ATGCCCGTTTCACTCTTCAAGGAAAAGATAGCTAATGAGACTGGTCTTCCAGTCATTCAGCAACGGTTGATTTTCAGGGGGAAAGTGCTGAAGGATGATCAGCTCCTTTCGGAGTATC ATGTGGACAATGGACACACACTACATCTAGTTGAAAGACAATCTTCTGAATCCCATTCTTCCAGTTCAACCTCTGAAACAACTACCAACAACAATGGAG GACAAGATGCTGGTGGTACTGGTTCTCGCAGTCGTGTTGGGCACATATCACACAGTGTGGTACTTGGGACACTCAACCTTGGTGATCAAGGAGAGGGTGGAGTGCCAGATTTAAGTAGA GTTATTGGAGCTGTTTTAAATTCTATTGGAATTGGGGGCCAAGCTATCCCTGGTGGGGTGCCTACTGTACAA ATTAATGCTCCCGGTCAGCCCCAGCCAGGAAATGTTACAGAAGGAAGTCAAATTGGCAGTGGCATTCACACTCAAGCAGCAGGTCAAACACAACAAGGTCAAGGATTACCCAATCAGTCATTACCCCAGGTTCTGCGAATACCTATTGGGGCAGCAATACCTATTCCTACGCTTAATACG CCTATTCCAGATTCTTTGCGCACACTCACCGACTTCATGAGCCGGATGGAACTTGTATTGTCACAAAATG GTTATGGGCCAAATCACCCCCCTACCAATGCTGGAGATTCACCACCTGTTGAACTAACTTCTAATGCACATGGATTATCAACACATGAATCACTGAGCAGTGTCATACGACAAGCGGAAAGGCTCCTTAGTAGTAATGCAACTGCAGCACTCTCT CACATTGCAGGGCGTTTGGAAAGAGATGGGGGTTCTACGGATCCAACAGTCAGGGGCCAAATTCAAACCGAATCAATACAAGTGGGGATGGCAATACAACATTTAGGTTCTCTTTTGCTAGAATTAGGAAGGACAATTTTGACTTTGCGAATGGGGCAGTCTCCT GCTCAATCATTTGTCAACTCTGGACCAGCAGTATATATATCATCATTTGGGCCAAACCCAATCATGGTTCAG CCTTTTCCACTTCAAGCCACCACAATGTTTGGAGCTTCTCCTCCCAACTCATCAAATCAGGGTGGCTTGGGCCCCATTGGCATTGGCACTGTTCCAAGAAACGTAAACATTCACATACATACTG CTGTTGCGCCTGGATCAGCTGTTGCTCCTGGATCAGCTGTTGCTCCTGGATCAGCTGTCGCAGAAGGGTTACAAAATCGCACTGCTGGTTCTGGTCAAACTCAG CAATCTCCTGAATCTGTTCAGCCATCAACCGTTGTAGCAGGGCTAAATTCGCAGCTTAGAAATTTTCCTGATAACATACAAACAGGGAACCCAGTTCTATCAG GCCAATCAGAGATTACCTCTGTCCAAAGCGGAGGTGTCTCTAATGCTCAAAGGGGCACTCAGTCAATCAACCCTTCTGCTGAATCTCAGGCTAGAAGTGCGACATCAGGTGGTTTGCCTGAGGGGAAGGATCAGAAG GAAGATAAAGGAGGCCCTTCAAACTCAAAAGCTACACCTTCAAGTAGTTTAGGTAGAGCATCTGAGAATACTATGTCCGTTCCTCTTGGGCTAGGGCTGGGAGGTTTGAAGCCAAAG AGTCGGGTTAAGCCAGAAAGGTTTCAAGATAGGAGGAGCAGCAGTGAGAGTGGGGGATCTGATGATTCGAATGTGGAAGAACAAATGAGAGGACATGCTCACGAGGTCCTTCAAACACTTAAATCATTTACTGATAGGAGCTCAGAAACTCCAACCGCCAGACAACTGTCATTGCAAAGGGGAGGAGGAGAACAAAGCTCGAACGGCCAGTTTGACATTGCAAATGCAATGTCTCAAGTTCTCAATAGTCCTGCGTTTAATGGTCTACTTTCAGGGGTTTCTCAACAAACAGGGGCTGAATCTCCTGATATGTTGAGAAACATGATGATGCAAATGACACAGAATCCAGCTGTGAGGAATTCTATTGGTCAAATGGCACAACAGCTTCAAGGCCAACAAGATCTTGGGGGCATGTTCGGCGGTGGTAGTTCAGGAAGAGTGGGCGGACCCCCTGGAGGTGGTATGGATTTCTCGAGAATGTTTGAACAGATGATGCCTTTGGTTTCACAAGTTCTCGGTGGTGGTGGGACCTCAGCTCCTGCTTCATCGTCCCAATCACACAACACTCAGAGAAGGCTAGGCGAAGATGATGTTCTTCATCAAAATCTTCAG GTTGATTTCCAGGATGTGGTGGAGAGGATAGAAAAGAAAGATACACCTAGAGAAATCTTCTGTTCCATGGTTGAAGCTGCTGCTCAATTGGATGATACTTGCAGTGATCAACTCATAGAAGAGCTCTGCAATGATGAAGGCCTTgcaaag gAATTTATTGAGTTGTTGCGCCACGACATTTCTCGCCGTCTGGAGGGTGAGAATA